From Phaeocystidibacter marisrubri, the proteins below share one genomic window:
- a CDS encoding TonB-dependent receptor, which produces MRKGYIVLVGLLFLSYFSNAQLLSGVIIDADDKQPLPSVVITEVGQSVSVSTNFDGEFEIQLFKIPTQIKVQGMGYAEKIVDVSSVRSKMTISISPDQEVLEEVSVVARRLSDKQEESALTIEALDLRAIQETPSASFYDGLGNLKGVDLTSASIGFKVINTRGFNSTSPVRSLQIIDGVDNQAPGLNFSLGNFLGASELDVMNVDIIAGASSAFYGPNAFNGVISMTTKDPFVFRGLDASVKVGERNLNEVAVRWAQAFDNDEGEPVFAYKINLYRLAADDWEATNMNPTDGSESPANNPGGYDAVNRYGDETGYLTPGSTKEYPALGTYHRTGIEEQYLVDYNTENIKLGTSLHYKPNRDIELIYAFNFGTGTTVYQGDNRYSLKDILFFQNRVEVRNKDKWFVRAYSTNEDAGNSYDAYFTALRMQDSLRSGRVWANNYSQLWKINYGNQVRNLPGYPSESLPQNEYDAAMVDFVDRHRGQLTQWHNDLHNTLSNPGSTPGTREFDKLFNYITTTSFADGGSMFEDRSSLYHLQGEYKFDPVNLGDFTVGGNGRIYTPNSNGTLFSDTNGRVIQNWEYGVYGGWERMFNGEQWKISATLRMDKNVNFDYLFSPAASVVYNIDEINSLRVSFSSAIRNPTLQDQYLYYNVGPAMLIGNLNGYDSLITADELEYFLSLPITDQQNYKMNYFSVNPIRPERVQTAEIGYRTTLWKALYVDANYYFSYYRDFIGYQIGLDITDNPQFPTITNVDVYRIAANAQDVVTTQGFSIGLNYYFADYFNLSGNYTWNVLNTATDDPIIPAFNTPENKFNISFGGREIPVKFKNHEIGFNVTYKWIEGFEFEGSPQFTGFIDSYDLLDAQVTYVIPDWNLTAKLGASNVLNNKVYQVYGGPQVGRLAYLSLAYNWRP; this is translated from the coding sequence ATGCGCAAGGGATACATTGTACTCGTAGGTCTTTTGTTTTTGTCGTATTTCTCTAACGCTCAGTTGTTATCAGGTGTCATTATTGATGCTGACGATAAGCAACCTTTACCGAGTGTTGTGATTACAGAAGTAGGACAAAGTGTTTCGGTCTCCACCAATTTTGATGGGGAATTCGAAATTCAGCTCTTTAAAATTCCAACCCAGATCAAAGTTCAGGGAATGGGCTACGCGGAGAAAATCGTGGATGTTTCGAGCGTTCGCTCCAAAATGACCATCAGTATATCTCCCGATCAAGAAGTGTTGGAGGAGGTGAGTGTAGTTGCACGAAGGTTGAGCGATAAGCAAGAAGAATCGGCACTGACCATTGAAGCGCTGGATTTACGCGCGATTCAGGAAACTCCTAGTGCGAGCTTTTACGACGGTTTAGGTAACTTGAAGGGAGTGGATTTGACTTCTGCAAGTATTGGGTTTAAAGTGATTAACACCCGTGGTTTCAATTCTACTTCACCCGTTCGTTCCCTCCAAATCATTGATGGTGTGGATAACCAGGCTCCGGGTTTGAATTTCTCTTTGGGTAACTTCCTTGGAGCTTCAGAGTTGGATGTCATGAACGTGGATATCATCGCAGGTGCGAGTTCAGCGTTCTATGGCCCGAATGCCTTTAATGGGGTGATTTCAATGACGACCAAAGATCCTTTCGTTTTTCGTGGATTGGATGCAAGCGTGAAAGTGGGGGAGCGGAACCTCAATGAAGTAGCTGTGCGATGGGCACAGGCCTTTGACAATGATGAAGGCGAGCCTGTATTTGCCTACAAGATCAATCTGTATCGATTAGCAGCCGATGATTGGGAAGCTACGAATATGAATCCTACAGACGGTTCAGAGTCTCCCGCTAATAATCCAGGTGGATACGATGCCGTGAATCGTTACGGTGATGAAACGGGGTATCTTACACCGGGTTCAACCAAAGAATATCCCGCATTGGGAACTTATCACAGAACGGGGATAGAAGAGCAGTATTTGGTAGATTACAACACTGAGAATATCAAGTTGGGAACGAGTTTGCACTATAAGCCCAATCGCGATATCGAACTCATCTATGCCTTCAACTTTGGTACGGGAACCACGGTTTATCAGGGCGATAATCGCTACAGCCTTAAAGACATCCTCTTTTTCCAAAACCGCGTTGAAGTTCGCAACAAAGACAAGTGGTTTGTTCGAGCGTATTCAACCAATGAAGATGCCGGCAATAGTTACGATGCCTACTTTACAGCACTTCGTATGCAAGACAGTTTGAGGTCGGGTAGAGTGTGGGCCAACAACTACTCTCAATTGTGGAAGATCAATTATGGCAATCAGGTGCGAAATCTACCGGGCTACCCAAGCGAGAGTCTTCCTCAAAATGAATACGATGCCGCCATGGTAGATTTTGTGGATAGACATAGAGGACAGCTAACGCAGTGGCACAATGATCTTCACAACACTTTGAGCAACCCCGGCTCTACGCCAGGCACCCGTGAATTCGACAAATTATTCAACTATATCACAACCACTTCATTCGCGGATGGTGGAAGTATGTTTGAAGACCGTTCGTCACTTTATCACCTTCAAGGTGAATACAAGTTTGACCCTGTTAATCTTGGGGACTTTACGGTAGGAGGAAACGGTCGTATTTACACGCCAAACTCCAACGGAACCTTGTTTAGCGATACCAACGGACGTGTGATCCAGAACTGGGAATACGGTGTTTACGGTGGATGGGAGCGAATGTTTAACGGAGAACAGTGGAAGATAAGCGCCACCCTTCGCATGGATAAGAATGTGAACTTCGATTACCTATTCTCTCCAGCTGCTTCCGTCGTTTACAACATTGATGAAATCAACAGCTTGAGAGTTTCGTTCTCCAGTGCCATTCGCAACCCTACTCTTCAAGATCAATATTTGTACTACAATGTAGGCCCAGCCATGTTGATCGGTAACCTGAACGGATACGATTCGCTAATCACAGCAGATGAACTCGAGTATTTCCTTTCCCTACCAATTACGGATCAGCAGAACTACAAGATGAACTACTTTAGTGTTAATCCTATTCGTCCAGAGCGTGTTCAAACGGCCGAAATAGGATACCGAACCACACTTTGGAAAGCACTTTATGTAGATGCAAACTACTATTTCAGCTACTACCGTGATTTTATCGGGTACCAAATAGGACTAGATATTACGGACAACCCTCAATTCCCAACCATTACAAATGTGGATGTCTATCGAATTGCGGCGAATGCGCAGGACGTTGTAACCACCCAAGGGTTTTCCATCGGACTCAACTACTACTTCGCCGATTACTTCAACCTAAGCGGAAACTACACTTGGAACGTGTTGAATACGGCAACAGACGATCCTATTATTCCTGCCTTTAACACACCAGAGAACAAGTTCAACATCAGCTTTGGCGGGCGAGAAATTCCAGTGAAATTCAAGAATCACGAGATTGGTTTTAACGTAACTTACAAGTGGATTGAAGGATTCGAGTTTGAAGGCTCGCCTCAGTTTACAGGTTTCATTGATAGCTACGACTTGCTAGATGCGCAAGTGACCTATGTGATTCCCGATTGGAATTTAACAGCAAAACTCGGTGCAAGTAATGTGCTGAATAACAAAGTATATCAAGTGTATGGCGGTCCTCAAGTAGGCAGATTAGCTTATTTATCGCTCGCTTACAATTGGAGACCTTGA
- a CDS encoding T9SS type A sorting domain-containing protein has product MKKSLLVAGLFAAGTMAVSGQTRYVDEVFTNADITVTADVPYGVNFSAYVPAAMGGPQVIPLYMDIYQPDTAIDNEMNRPVVMYFHTGSFLPKGLVSPMGGRKDSAAVEICQRFARMGYVAASVTYRLGWQPNNTSNLDLRRGSNLMAVYNAVQDAKNAVRYIRASQLAMGNPLRVDHENIYLIGQGSGGYITFAYATIDKLNELTTPTKFQYQDTVGIFGGKVNVGDPYVDTSTVGDWDGFGGKAVITGTNSNGLPVIDFNAPGRNIENIAGVPSNVRMVINMGGALGDQSWLEAGDVPMLSVHCVYDFYAPYVSGMVRVPVNGQFWDVVEVAGSYTAIKKANMLFNNYVFQRENYTDPTWTISKNHPANPDGLSGIYPIGIQPADPNLPFAVNSNPWDFWDPSDPLGANETNPNIKSQSLAYIDTVMDFITPRMKTVMDANDISVVEAAVVDFKMYPNPSNGDVRVRSEELIQSVRVIDVTGRVVFTAEPNSNDFRFDASNWTPGVYIVQVKSEKLTGTERLSVY; this is encoded by the coding sequence ATGAAAAAGTCTTTACTCGTTGCCGGCCTGTTCGCGGCTGGAACAATGGCTGTAAGTGGACAAACCCGTTACGTGGACGAGGTTTTCACGAACGCCGATATTACCGTTACAGCTGACGTGCCTTATGGCGTCAACTTTAGCGCTTACGTGCCAGCCGCAATGGGTGGTCCTCAGGTGATTCCATTGTATATGGATATCTACCAGCCAGACACGGCTATTGATAATGAAATGAATCGCCCTGTGGTGATGTACTTCCACACGGGTTCGTTCTTGCCGAAAGGTCTTGTATCTCCGATGGGAGGTAGAAAAGATAGTGCTGCTGTTGAAATTTGTCAGCGATTCGCTCGAATGGGTTATGTTGCAGCGTCGGTTACCTATAGATTGGGATGGCAGCCGAACAACACGTCAAATCTCGACCTTCGTCGCGGTTCTAACTTGATGGCTGTTTATAATGCTGTTCAAGATGCTAAAAACGCCGTTCGTTACATCCGCGCTAGTCAATTGGCAATGGGTAACCCACTTCGCGTTGACCATGAAAATATTTACTTGATCGGTCAAGGTTCTGGTGGTTATATCACCTTCGCTTATGCGACCATCGATAAGTTGAACGAGTTGACCACTCCTACTAAATTCCAGTACCAAGATACCGTGGGTATTTTTGGAGGTAAAGTGAATGTTGGAGATCCTTATGTAGATACATCTACCGTAGGGGATTGGGATGGTTTCGGCGGTAAAGCGGTAATCACAGGTACTAACTCCAACGGATTGCCTGTAATTGATTTCAACGCTCCAGGTAGAAACATCGAGAACATTGCAGGTGTACCTTCAAATGTTAGAATGGTTATCAACATGGGCGGTGCCTTGGGAGATCAATCTTGGCTAGAAGCGGGTGATGTACCAATGTTGTCGGTTCACTGTGTGTATGATTTCTATGCGCCTTATGTTTCGGGAATGGTTCGCGTTCCAGTGAACGGTCAGTTCTGGGATGTAGTAGAAGTTGCTGGTAGCTACACCGCTATCAAGAAAGCGAACATGCTTTTCAATAACTACGTTTTCCAGCGTGAGAACTACACCGATCCTACATGGACAATCTCTAAGAATCATCCAGCTAACCCAGATGGCCTTTCCGGTATTTACCCAATTGGAATTCAACCTGCTGATCCAAACCTACCGTTTGCAGTGAACTCCAATCCTTGGGATTTCTGGGACCCATCTGATCCACTAGGAGCGAATGAGACCAACCCGAACATCAAGTCACAAAGTTTGGCTTACATCGATACTGTAATGGATTTCATCACTCCACGTATGAAGACAGTTATGGATGCCAATGATATCAGCGTAGTTGAAGCTGCGGTGGTTGACTTCAAAATGTATCCAAACCCATCGAATGGCGACGTTCGCGTTCGTTCAGAAGAACTTATTCAAAGTGTACGAGTAATTGATGTTACAGGTCGCGTGGTATTTACTGCTGAACCAAACAGCAACGACTTCCGTTTTGACGCGAGCAATTGGACTCCAGGAGTTTACATTGTTCAAGTGAAGAGTGAAAAGCTCACAGGCACTGAGCGCCTTTCTGTTTACTAA
- a CDS encoding aminotransferase class IV, which yields MINHNGEILDIDAVHFRADFRPIQYGDALFETVKFNGESFLLWEDHYFRLMASMRILRMEIPLDWSPEFLEEQMLETIRANHMERGAVRVRLTVYRDAPGKYTPKEKIYQGFIIQVEAWPHVEYVLNTEGLSVDVYKDHEVHESMLSNLKTTNSLLYTLAGIYADENDLDTALLINKDKHIVEAVSSNVYMITGDTLTTPPLSSGALKGVMRKHILRSASAWGLKVEEKGFSPFDLQRADEVWLSNAMHGIQWVGQYRKKKYSNQKALEIVTALNESVKQGV from the coding sequence ATGATCAATCACAACGGAGAGATTCTCGACATCGATGCGGTTCACTTCAGAGCCGATTTCCGCCCCATTCAGTATGGAGATGCGCTGTTTGAAACCGTAAAGTTCAACGGAGAGTCTTTTCTCTTGTGGGAAGATCACTATTTCCGTTTGATGGCGTCTATGCGAATTTTACGCATGGAAATCCCGCTTGATTGGTCCCCCGAATTCTTGGAAGAGCAAATGCTTGAAACCATTCGCGCCAATCACATGGAGCGCGGAGCCGTACGCGTTCGCCTTACGGTTTACCGCGATGCGCCGGGGAAGTATACACCGAAAGAGAAAATCTATCAAGGGTTCATCATTCAGGTTGAGGCGTGGCCACACGTGGAGTACGTATTGAATACAGAAGGACTTTCTGTTGATGTATACAAGGATCATGAAGTGCATGAATCGATGCTCAGCAACTTGAAAACGACCAATAGCTTACTCTATACTTTGGCAGGGATTTATGCCGATGAAAACGATCTCGATACCGCCCTGCTCATCAATAAAGACAAACACATCGTTGAAGCTGTTTCTTCCAATGTTTATATGATTACGGGAGATACGCTGACCACGCCGCCATTGAGTTCAGGCGCCTTGAAGGGAGTGATGCGCAAGCATATTTTGCGTTCTGCAAGTGCTTGGGGATTAAAAGTAGAAGAGAAAGGCTTTTCACCTTTTGATCTTCAACGTGCCGATGAGGTTTGGTTGAGCAATGCGATGCATGGCATTCAATGGGTTGGACAATACCGCAAGAAGAAGTATTCCAACCAAAAAGCTCTAGAAATTGTCACAGCTTTGAATGAATCAGTTAAGCAAGGGGTCTGA
- a CDS encoding YqgE/AlgH family protein, with amino-acid sequence MEIPTTGKLLIAEPFLGDPNFDRSVILITDHGEDGTVGYVLNRPLDLKVDSVIPDFPAFDAPLYNGGPVEQSNLYFLHKRPDLFEDCIKIDENLCWGGDFERLKEVVELGLLLPSDIRFFLGYSGWGKGQLQAELSEKSWRILPLDTIRLFDESPENFWKAAINQLGGDYQLWANAPSDPLLN; translated from the coding sequence ATGGAAATTCCTACTACTGGCAAGCTACTAATCGCCGAACCCTTTTTGGGGGATCCCAACTTTGACCGCAGCGTCATCCTCATCACCGATCACGGTGAGGATGGTACCGTGGGCTATGTTCTCAATCGCCCTTTGGATTTAAAGGTAGATAGTGTGATTCCAGATTTCCCAGCGTTTGACGCCCCACTTTACAACGGTGGTCCCGTTGAACAGAGTAACTTGTACTTCTTGCACAAACGTCCCGATCTCTTTGAAGACTGCATTAAGATAGACGAGAATCTTTGCTGGGGAGGTGACTTTGAACGATTAAAGGAAGTCGTAGAGCTAGGGTTACTCCTACCTTCTGATATCCGCTTTTTCTTGGGGTATTCTGGATGGGGAAAAGGTCAATTACAAGCAGAACTCAGCGAGAAATCATGGCGAATTCTTCCTTTGGACACCATTCGTCTGTTTGATGAATCTCCTGAAAACTTCTGGAAAGCCGCCATCAATCAACTCGGAGGCGATTATCAGTTGTGGGCAAATGCTCCGTCAGACCCCTTGCTTAACTGA
- the pdxH gene encoding pyridoxamine 5'-phosphate oxidase, producing the protein MEDTKLRKDRREYVRGRLNKADAPENPMEMFDAWFAEWCETGRGDATAMTLATATKDGMPDARIVLLKGVESGRFVFYTNYNSAKGQQLDANPRATLLFFWSDHERQVRVSGEVTRLTYDENEKYFKERPIGSQIGALSSPQSAIIENREVLEEVVKANTDQYGETGPDCPLFWGGYAVIPSKIEFWQGRASRLHDRLLYTLEEGVWTLNRLAP; encoded by the coding sequence ATGGAAGACACAAAGCTCAGAAAAGATCGCAGGGAGTACGTGAGAGGTCGCCTAAATAAAGCCGATGCTCCAGAGAATCCCATGGAAATGTTTGACGCATGGTTTGCAGAATGGTGCGAAACGGGTAGGGGTGATGCTACGGCCATGACCTTAGCTACAGCAACCAAAGACGGCATGCCCGATGCGAGAATAGTACTTCTCAAAGGAGTAGAGTCAGGTCGATTTGTGTTCTACACCAACTACAACAGCGCAAAAGGACAACAATTGGACGCGAATCCAAGGGCAACCTTGCTTTTCTTCTGGTCTGATCACGAACGTCAAGTTCGCGTTTCGGGTGAGGTTACGCGCTTGACCTATGATGAGAATGAAAAGTATTTCAAGGAACGCCCGATTGGAAGTCAAATTGGTGCGTTGAGTTCACCTCAATCTGCCATTATTGAAAACCGTGAAGTGTTGGAAGAGGTCGTGAAAGCGAATACCGACCAATACGGTGAAACAGGACCTGATTGTCCGCTTTTCTGGGGAGGCTATGCTGTGATTCCAAGCAAGATTGAGTTTTGGCAAGGAAGAGCTAGTAGGTTGCATGATAGGTTGTTATACACCTTGGAGGAAGGCGTATGGACCTTGAATCGATTAGCTCCTTGA
- a CDS encoding SLC13 family permease, which translates to MTETTVHYILLGALLAITVSLFIQRFKPTLVFGWITMLLVVSGIVPVEVLLSSVSNKSILTIFLLIFITSALRKHFNLLGLIDGLFRSIKSPRAFLAGMTSSVALLSSVVNNTPIVALMIPYVYNWSKKRNLSPSKFLMPLSFAATLGGTITVIGTSTNLVLNGLLEANDLQPLAFSDFLYPGLLVTGFGLLYLVIVGYKLLSNRKDVLEDFTHNRREYIVETVLLPQSNKVGKTITEAGLRNLDGIFLVEIYRGNKLISPVTPTESLQANDLLYFAGEVDRIVELLKDDNGLEIAKRDKFEMGDALDVVEVLLPITSDLAGKKVRETNFRERFDAAIVAIHRDGRRLGGKIGDVELEFGDLLLITTGNRFKNIIVGNKHLYTVSVMERIATNGKREKKWIMGAALLGLSAVFAGYLDLFMFLLMFLGVLASFGMFTAQDLRKDINSDLLIILITAVTLGTSLIHTGTAAWISNGLTGLLNGASPFTILTSVFLLTVVLTSFVTNVASVAIVFPIVAALIAQNGVDGTPYFLALAYGASASFLTPVSYQTNLMVYGPGGYKSSDFLRVGAPLTLIYIITILTYLTLRYNIHA; encoded by the coding sequence ATGACAGAAACTACGGTACATTATATTCTTCTGGGAGCCTTGCTCGCCATTACGGTGAGTTTGTTCATCCAACGTTTCAAACCCACTCTGGTGTTTGGCTGGATTACCATGCTTTTAGTGGTAAGTGGTATCGTGCCCGTTGAGGTGCTGCTTTCTTCGGTGAGCAACAAAAGTATTCTCACCATCTTCCTTTTGATCTTTATTACTTCAGCACTGCGGAAGCATTTCAACCTTTTGGGATTGATTGATGGTCTGTTCCGATCGATTAAATCACCACGCGCCTTTCTTGCAGGGATGACTTCCTCGGTAGCGTTACTTTCATCTGTGGTAAACAATACGCCTATTGTGGCCTTGATGATTCCGTACGTGTACAACTGGTCCAAGAAGAGAAACCTCTCTCCCTCAAAATTCTTAATGCCATTGAGTTTTGCCGCGACTTTAGGAGGAACCATCACGGTAATTGGTACCAGTACCAACCTCGTTTTAAACGGATTGTTAGAAGCCAACGATCTACAGCCATTGGCATTTTCCGATTTCCTATATCCGGGCCTCTTGGTAACCGGCTTTGGTCTGTTGTACCTAGTGATTGTGGGTTATAAGCTGCTGAGTAATCGCAAGGATGTGTTGGAGGACTTTACCCATAACCGACGAGAGTACATTGTGGAAACCGTACTTCTACCACAGTCGAATAAAGTGGGGAAAACCATTACGGAAGCGGGACTGCGAAACCTAGACGGTATTTTCTTGGTTGAAATTTATCGTGGAAACAAACTCATATCGCCAGTAACACCAACAGAAAGTTTGCAGGCTAACGACCTACTTTATTTCGCTGGTGAGGTTGATAGAATCGTTGAATTGCTCAAGGATGATAACGGCCTTGAGATAGCAAAGCGCGATAAATTTGAAATGGGTGATGCCTTGGATGTTGTGGAAGTACTTCTTCCCATCACATCTGATTTGGCCGGCAAGAAAGTGAGAGAGACCAATTTTAGAGAGCGGTTTGATGCTGCCATTGTTGCCATTCACAGAGATGGTAGACGATTAGGAGGAAAGATTGGTGACGTTGAATTGGAGTTCGGAGATTTGCTACTCATCACTACTGGTAATCGATTCAAGAACATCATTGTTGGCAATAAGCATTTGTACACCGTTTCTGTAATGGAACGCATTGCGACCAATGGCAAGAGAGAGAAGAAGTGGATTATGGGTGCGGCCCTTCTCGGATTGAGCGCAGTTTTTGCGGGTTACTTAGATCTCTTTATGTTCTTGTTGATGTTCCTCGGCGTGCTTGCCAGCTTTGGAATGTTTACCGCTCAAGATTTGCGCAAGGATATCAATTCAGATTTGCTGATTATCCTGATAACGGCAGTAACCTTGGGTACTAGCTTAATTCACACGGGAACAGCGGCATGGATCAGCAATGGACTTACAGGACTTCTGAATGGGGCCAGTCCTTTTACCATACTCACCAGTGTTTTCTTGCTTACCGTTGTGCTCACTAGCTTCGTCACAAACGTTGCTTCTGTGGCCATTGTATTCCCCATTGTGGCAGCTCTTATTGCTCAAAATGGAGTAGATGGAACGCCTTATTTCTTGGCTCTAGCCTATGGAGCGTCCGCATCTTTCTTAACTCCAGTGAGTTATCAAACCAACCTCATGGTGTATGGACCTGGTGGGTATAAGAGCAGTGACTTTTTGCGTGTTGGGGCACCACTGACACTCATTTATATCATTACAATACTAACGTATCTCACTTTGAGATATAACATTCACGCCTAA